The nucleotide window GAAGTTCTCTCCCTCCCCGTCTTGCGCCATCGAAGATACAAGAGCTGTGCCAATGTTTTCGAAGTGTCGACAAGTGGATACAAAAAAGCCCGCAGTCCTGATGGGCTGCGGGCTTCGCGCGAAACGACGAGGCAAAATCGTTGCTAAATCGATTTTTCAATCAACTCAATCTGTTACGACCTCACTCACTCCTTGTGCGGAGCGGGCTGTTGTTGGGTAAGACAATGGATGTTACCGCCCCCAAGTAACAGTTCGCGACCTGGCACCATGACCACTTCGTGCTGCGGGAACAAGCTCTGCAAAATCTCTTTGGCCGGGCCGTCCAGCGGGTCGTCGAAGCTCGGCGCGATGATGCCGCCGTTGACGATCAGGAAGTTCACATAAGAGCCGGCCAGACGAACGGTTGGATTGCGCTCCTGAGTGCCGTCTACCGGATCCACGCCAGCGCACTCGTCTTCGGTCGCGTACAGCGGCCCCGGAATCGGCATTTTGTGCACCGTGAATGGGCGCCCCTTGGCATCGGTGCTGTTTTGCAGCACGTTCATTGCCGCCTGGCAGCGCGGGTAGTTCGGGTCCTGCGGGTCATCGGTCCAGGCCAACAGCACTTCACCGGGACGCACATAGCAGCAGAAGTTATCCACATGGCCGTCGGTTTCGTCGTTGAACAGACCGTCCGGCAGCCAGATGATTTTATCCACAGCCAGATTTGCGCTGAGCACCGCTTCGATTTGCGCACGGTTCATGTGCGGGTTGCGATTGCGGTTGAGCAGGCATTCTACGGTAGTGATCAGGGTGCCTTCGCCGTCGACGTGGATCGAACCGCCCTCAAGCACGAAGCCCTCGGTGCGGTAGCGCGGGCTGCGTTCGATTTCGAGGATCTTGCCCGCCACCTGCGAGTCACGGTTCCACGGCGAATACAGACCACCGTCGAAACCGCCCCAGGCATTGAAGTCCCAATCCACGCCACGGACTTCGCCGCGGTTGTTGATGACGAACGTCGGGCCGGTATCCCGAACCCAGGCGTCATCGCTGGACATCTCAACCACACGAATATTCGGCACATCGAGACGGGCACGGGCGTTTTCGTACTGGCCAGCGGAAACCGCCACGGTCACCGGTTCGAATCGGGCGATGGCCTTGGCCACCGCCACGTGGGCGGCCTGCGCCGGCTTGCCGCCCAGGCGCCAGTTGTCCGGACGCTCGGGCCAGACCATCCAGGTCTGGGTCTGTGGTGCCCATTCGGCTGGCATGTAAAAGCCGTCGGTGCGAGGGGTGCTGTTCAAAGTGGTCATGGTTCAGGACTCCAGGGAACCGTCGAGGGTTTTGATCGCGCCATACAGGTTCGGACGACGGTCACGGAACGAGCCCCAGGCGCTGCGGATGTGTTCCAGCTCATCGAGGTCGAAACTGTGAACCAGAATGCCTTCTTCGGTTTCGTTCAGCTCTTGGACTTTCTCGCCAAACTGGTTGGCGATGAACGACGAGCCGTAAAAGGTAATGTCGTAGCCGTCCTGCTCTTCGTTACCGATGCGGTTGCTGGCGATCAGCGGCATCAGGTTGGCGCCGGCATGGCCTTGTTGCACGCGCTGCCAGTGGTCGCGGGACGAAATGGTCTTGTCGTGTGGCTCGCTGCCGATGGCGGTCGGGTAGAACAGGATTTCCGCGCCTTGCAGCGCCATGCTACGGGCGCACTCAGGGAACCACTGATCCCAGCAGATGCCCACGCCGATTTTCGCGTAACGGGTGTTCCAGACTTTAAAGCCGGTATCGCCCGGGTTGAAGTAATACTTTTCGTGGTAGCCAGGGCCATCCGGGATGTGGCTTTTACGATAAATCCCGAGGTTGCTGCCGTCGGCATCGATGATCGCAATGCTGTTGAAACGCGCGCGGCCGGCCAGTTCGTAGAAGCTGATCGGCAAAACGACCTGCAGTTCTTTGGCGACTTTCTGGAAGTGCTTGATGGCGATGTTGTCTTCGACCGACGTGGCCAGTTGCAGGTAATCCGGGTTCGGCTTCTGGCAGAAGTACGGAGCTTCGAACAGTTCCTGAATCAGGATGATTTGTGCGCCTTTCGCCGCGGCCTCACGGACCAGCTTCTCAGCGGTTTCAATGTTGGCCTCAAGGTCCCAGGAACAGGCCATCTGGGTAGCGGCGACGGTAACGGTACGGCTCATGAATCGGCTCCTGGGCGAGCGCTTGAGGGTCGAGGGTGGCATCGACCGGTGACAGAAAGAGGCAGCACCAGGCGCGGTTCATCCACACCGTGGGCAGTGGCGACTTTATAGCCGATAAAAATCGGCTTTTAAAGCGATAAATACTAAATCCATCAAATACAACTCACTTAACACGGATAA belongs to Pseudomonas sp. B21-015 and includes:
- the aguA gene encoding agmatine deiminase, which encodes MTTLNSTPRTDGFYMPAEWAPQTQTWMVWPERPDNWRLGGKPAQAAHVAVAKAIARFEPVTVAVSAGQYENARARLDVPNIRVVEMSSDDAWVRDTGPTFVINNRGEVRGVDWDFNAWGGFDGGLYSPWNRDSQVAGKILEIERSPRYRTEGFVLEGGSIHVDGEGTLITTVECLLNRNRNPHMNRAQIEAVLSANLAVDKIIWLPDGLFNDETDGHVDNFCCYVRPGEVLLAWTDDPQDPNYPRCQAAMNVLQNSTDAKGRPFTVHKMPIPGPLYATEDECAGVDPVDGTQERNPTVRLAGSYVNFLIVNGGIIAPSFDDPLDGPAKEILQSLFPQHEVVMVPGRELLLGGGNIHCLTQQQPAPHKE
- the aguB gene encoding N-carbamoylputrescine amidase, translated to MSRTVTVAATQMACSWDLEANIETAEKLVREAAAKGAQIILIQELFEAPYFCQKPNPDYLQLATSVEDNIAIKHFQKVAKELQVVLPISFYELAGRARFNSIAIIDADGSNLGIYRKSHIPDGPGYHEKYYFNPGDTGFKVWNTRYAKIGVGICWDQWFPECARSMALQGAEILFYPTAIGSEPHDKTISSRDHWQRVQQGHAGANLMPLIASNRIGNEEQDGYDITFYGSSFIANQFGEKVQELNETEEGILVHSFDLDELEHIRSAWGSFRDRRPNLYGAIKTLDGSLES